The Paenibacillus sp. RUD330 genome has a segment encoding these proteins:
- a CDS encoding glycosyl hydrolase family 18 protein, whose protein sequence is MTWDEVPGIDPNNGYQIYYKIGDSTQWNWAAWSGFSPKIVGGLEPETTYSFYVTSVPVLGTQSEKSNVVTATTAAEDPNAYPEPPLTTPQYLRVTDVTYNSIELGWTTSPLATGYDVYVDNKWFGGDWAAAGRFSYEIAKPTVGQSVYFQVAAQDKDRRVSGKSNGLRIVWGRLDAPQSVQVVSGTRTAISLGWAPTAGATEYEIYRDGDLIGTSPVPRYAATGLTEGQAYDFTVVAKNSLWQSEASVPATAVPGREYNIVAYYAAWAQGARQFSPADIDGSQITHINYAFGDICWKGAGTTGAECQNPDIELQQGYVFNGGVIQGYPEFDPQGFEELKELKADNPSLKTLISVGGWSWSKNFSLVAADEISRRTFASSAVQFLRAYGFDGFDIDWEYPVEGGETTNARGPQDKENFTLLVKTVREALDAAGQEDGKYYLLTIASGQGDNFTVNADYANSVQYLDFINIMTYDYNGTWQTEAAHNAPLYYDPNNKSASAKRFNAAGGLQGHLKGGVPNYKLVAGIPYYGTGWGGCASGGEYQQCSSTIIPGTWGADAKFDIADLENNYLTNPDFKRVFNNYAKVPYLYNEKTGVFISYDDAESTAYKTAYIRSIDIAGAMNWEISADRNHTMSDQLAADLPAGGGSADSLPAPAAPTAGKAGATEIPLQWQAVAGASGYDIFADGQWAGYAAGTEWTLKSLEADTSYRIEIAAIQKGEDGKAIRVSIFSSPLAAKTAPASDPTPTPTTNPTPTPTTNPTPTPTPTQAPTPTPIPWYPTYPTATPTPSPSPTPSATPAPTASALPEPSAKPQPFNDVSSKHWASGAIARASELNIIIGFGDGSFHPNGSVTRADFVTMLGRALGLDSTGGSLDFKDASSVPLYARGYIAQASEAGWLKGYEDGTFGPKRTITRAEIAVLVAKALSLPAADSKPAFADASSIPAWASKHAAALEIAGLVQGDEKNRFHGDQPLTRAQAAVLIINLIDYAKKAP, encoded by the coding sequence CTGACTTGGGATGAAGTTCCCGGAATCGACCCTAACAACGGATATCAGATCTACTACAAGATCGGAGACAGCACCCAGTGGAATTGGGCGGCCTGGTCCGGATTCTCCCCGAAAATCGTCGGCGGCTTGGAGCCGGAGACGACTTATTCCTTCTATGTCACTTCCGTCCCGGTGCTCGGCACCCAGAGCGAGAAGAGCAATGTGGTCACGGCAACGACCGCCGCCGAGGATCCAAACGCCTATCCGGAGCCGCCGCTGACGACTCCACAGTACCTTCGCGTGACGGACGTCACCTACAATTCCATCGAGCTGGGATGGACGACGAGTCCTCTCGCTACGGGATATGACGTGTATGTGGACAACAAATGGTTCGGAGGAGACTGGGCGGCGGCCGGCAGGTTCTCCTACGAAATCGCCAAGCCGACGGTAGGCCAATCCGTTTACTTCCAGGTCGCCGCGCAGGACAAGGATCGCCGGGTATCCGGCAAGAGCAACGGCCTGCGCATCGTCTGGGGCCGGCTCGACGCGCCGCAGTCGGTGCAGGTCGTATCCGGAACCCGGACCGCGATTTCGCTAGGCTGGGCTCCGACAGCTGGTGCGACCGAGTATGAAATCTACCGCGACGGCGACCTCATCGGCACCAGCCCGGTTCCGCGTTATGCGGCGACGGGATTGACCGAGGGCCAAGCCTACGACTTTACGGTCGTCGCCAAAAACAGCCTGTGGCAATCGGAAGCGAGCGTGCCGGCAACGGCCGTTCCGGGCCGCGAGTACAACATTGTCGCCTATTATGCCGCCTGGGCACAGGGCGCCCGCCAGTTCAGCCCGGCCGATATCGACGGCTCGCAGATTACGCATATCAACTACGCCTTTGGCGATATTTGCTGGAAGGGGGCCGGCACGACCGGAGCCGAATGCCAGAACCCGGACATCGAGCTGCAACAGGGATATGTGTTCAATGGAGGCGTCATTCAAGGCTATCCGGAATTCGATCCCCAAGGCTTCGAGGAGCTGAAGGAACTCAAAGCCGACAACCCGAGCCTGAAGACGCTCATCTCAGTCGGCGGCTGGTCCTGGTCCAAAAACTTCTCGCTCGTCGCCGCGGATGAAATTTCCCGCAGGACGTTTGCAAGCTCCGCCGTCCAGTTCCTTCGCGCCTACGGCTTCGACGGCTTCGACATCGATTGGGAATATCCGGTCGAGGGCGGAGAGACGACCAACGCCAGGGGACCTCAGGACAAGGAGAATTTCACGCTGTTGGTGAAAACCGTCCGGGAGGCGCTTGACGCCGCCGGCCAGGAAGACGGCAAGTATTATCTACTGACGATCGCTTCCGGCCAAGGCGACAACTTCACGGTAAATGCCGATTATGCCAACTCGGTCCAATACCTCGATTTCATCAACATCATGACCTACGACTATAATGGAACCTGGCAGACGGAAGCGGCCCACAACGCTCCGCTTTACTACGATCCGAACAACAAGAGCGCCTCGGCCAAACGCTTCAATGCTGCCGGAGGGCTGCAAGGACATCTGAAAGGCGGAGTGCCTAATTACAAGCTGGTAGCCGGAATTCCGTATTACGGAACGGGCTGGGGCGGCTGCGCGAGCGGCGGCGAGTACCAGCAGTGCTCCAGCACGATCATCCCTGGAACGTGGGGAGCGGATGCGAAGTTCGACATCGCCGATCTCGAGAACAACTACCTGACGAATCCGGACTTCAAGCGGGTGTTCAACAACTACGCCAAGGTTCCTTATCTGTACAATGAAAAGACCGGCGTGTTCATCTCTTATGACGATGCGGAGTCGACCGCCTACAAAACCGCTTATATCCGATCCATCGATATCGCCGGCGCCATGAACTGGGAAATCAGCGCCGACCGCAACCATACGATGTCGGACCAGCTCGCAGCCGACCTCCCTGCGGGAGGCGGCTCTGCGGACAGCCTGCCGGCCCCGGCGGCGCCGACTGCCGGCAAAGCGGGCGCAACTGAAATTCCGCTCCAATGGCAGGCCGTAGCGGGAGCGTCCGGCTACGACATTTTTGCGGATGGCCAATGGGCGGGGTACGCTGCCGGAACGGAATGGACGCTGAAGTCCCTGGAGGCGGACACTTCGTATAGGATTGAAATCGCCGCCATCCAAAAAGGAGAGGATGGAAAAGCGATCCGGGTTTCTATTTTCAGTTCCCCTCTGGCGGCGAAAACAGCTCCGGCCTCTGATCCGACGCCGACACCGACAACAAACCCGACGCCGACGCCAACAACAAACCCGACCCCGACACCAACGCCGACGCAGGCACCGACGCCGACACCGATACCATGGTATCCGACCTATCCGACAGCAACGCCGACGCCATCACCAAGCCCGACGCCATCCGCCACGCCGGCGCCGACCGCTTCGGCATTGCCCGAGCCTTCCGCCAAGCCGCAGCCGTTCAACGATGTCAGCTCCAAGCACTGGGCGAGCGGCGCCATCGCTAGAGCTTCCGAACTGAACATCATCATCGGGTTCGGAGACGGCAGCTTCCATCCGAATGGAAGCGTCACCCGCGCCGACTTCGTCACGATGCTGGGCCGTGCGCTCGGTCTGGACAGCACCGGCGGCAGCCTGGACTTCAAGGATGCTTCCTCCGTTCCGCTTTATGCGCGCGGGTATATCGCGCAGGCTTCGGAGGCGGGCTGGCTGAAAGGATACGAAGACGGCACGTTCGGGCCGAAAAGGACGATTACCCGCGCCGAGATCGCGGTGCTGGTCGCCAAAGCCCTCTCCCTTCCGGCTGCAGACTCCAAGCCTGCCTTCGCCGACGCCTCTTCCATTCCGGCATGGGCATCCAAGCACGCAGCCGCTCTGGAAATCGCGGGTCTTGTCCAAGGCGACGAAAAGAACCGGTTCCATGGAGACCAGCCTCTGACACGCGCTCAAGCAGCGGTTCTGATCATCAACCTGATCGACTATGCCAAAAAGGCTCCGTGA
- a CDS encoding MOSC domain-containing protein codes for METSSGKVASITRYPVKSFAGERLEACEMEATGLAGDRVGAFRDERKQGWNSYITARQLPQMLAYRASVAEDGLHVISPEGRAFRWDGLLLADMQRHTEIGMSMTGYKEPHQEEPGLLAVDAAPVLLVTDASWRKLEAVWGKKLDLRRFRPNLVLAMDDPGFDEAQWIGRRIRVGAAELRVDSFCGRCSMIGLEPDSLQRDPSLHKTVSRQFGNQFGLYASVAVPGTVRVGDTVVEA; via the coding sequence ATGGAAACGTCTTCCGGAAAAGTCGCCTCCATTACGAGGTATCCGGTCAAATCATTTGCGGGCGAACGCCTGGAAGCCTGCGAGATGGAAGCAACAGGACTAGCAGGCGACCGAGTCGGGGCATTCCGCGATGAAAGGAAGCAGGGATGGAACAGCTATATCACCGCTCGGCAGCTCCCGCAGATGCTGGCTTACCGCGCATCCGTAGCGGAAGACGGCCTGCATGTCATCTCTCCTGAAGGGCGGGCCTTCCGGTGGGACGGGCTGTTGCTGGCTGACATGCAGCGGCATACGGAAATTGGAATGTCGATGACCGGGTACAAAGAGCCTCATCAGGAGGAGCCGGGTCTCCTGGCGGTCGACGCCGCTCCCGTTCTGCTCGTGACCGACGCTTCTTGGCGCAAGCTCGAAGCCGTCTGGGGCAAGAAGCTGGACCTGCGGCGCTTCCGGCCGAACCTGGTGCTCGCGATGGATGATCCCGGCTTCGACGAAGCGCAGTGGATCGGCAGGCGGATCCGCGTAGGAGCCGCTGAACTGAGAGTCGACTCGTTCTGCGGCCGCTGCTCGATGATCGGCCTGGAGCCGGACTCGCTGCAGCGCGATCCGTCGCTGCACAAGACCGTAAGCCGGCAGTTTGGAAACCAGTTCGGCCTCTATGCGTCCGTCGCCGTGCCGGGTACCGTTCGGGTCGGCGATACGGTCGTCGAAGCTTGA
- a CDS encoding phosphotransferase, with translation MEASVEKLFGPERLEDAALRFGLQGNPKKLGDFENYIYEMQTAEGVPVILRLTHSSHRSQEEIEAELDFLRHLEAEGCGKDIASGLASPSGSRIEKIMAADGSCFYASLFRKAPGGRAVPDSEAWNRELFAEWGAVTARFHNASAKLDRKLARRQWSEDDLIANATAYLQDEDPGVIAQLASVLDRLHALPRPEGSYGLLHGDIHNGNFFVHEGRIMVFDFDDLEYSWYIHDVAIPLYYALSSRIPDRYGADRDAYAADFFLSFLQGYRSERKMPEEWLDVLGLFLEMRDLTLYTVLAKKLSPEELTEGITAWMEPMKERIVAGTPIVSLDFRELAAAALS, from the coding sequence ATGGAGGCATCGGTAGAGAAGCTGTTCGGTCCAGAGCGGCTGGAGGATGCGGCTCTTCGTTTCGGACTGCAGGGAAATCCGAAGAAGCTGGGCGATTTTGAAAACTATATCTATGAAATGCAGACAGCGGAAGGCGTTCCCGTCATTCTGCGCCTGACCCACAGCAGCCATAGATCGCAGGAAGAAATCGAAGCCGAGCTTGATTTCCTACGGCATCTTGAGGCGGAGGGCTGCGGAAAGGATATCGCCTCGGGTCTGGCCTCGCCGTCCGGCAGCCGCATCGAGAAAATCATGGCCGCGGACGGATCGTGCTTCTATGCGAGCCTGTTCCGCAAAGCGCCTGGCGGAAGAGCGGTGCCGGACTCGGAGGCTTGGAATCGGGAGCTGTTCGCGGAGTGGGGGGCGGTAACGGCTCGTTTCCACAACGCTTCCGCCAAGCTGGATCGGAAGCTCGCCCGAAGGCAGTGGAGCGAGGACGACCTCATCGCGAACGCAACCGCCTATCTTCAGGACGAGGACCCCGGGGTTATCGCGCAGCTAGCATCCGTGCTGGATAGGCTGCATGCTCTGCCTCGGCCGGAAGGGAGCTACGGCTTGCTTCACGGAGATATCCATAACGGCAACTTTTTTGTACACGAAGGGCGCATCATGGTGTTCGACTTCGACGACCTGGAATACAGCTGGTACATCCACGATGTCGCCATTCCGCTCTATTATGCGCTCAGCTCCCGAATTCCTGACCGATACGGGGCGGATCGGGACGCCTATGCGGCGGACTTCTTCCTCAGCTTCCTGCAAGGCTATCGCAGCGAACGGAAGATGCCGGAGGAGTGGCTGGATGTGCTGGGGCTGTTCCTGGAGATGCGCGATCTCACTTTGTATACCGTCCTTGCCAAGAAGCTCAGCCCGGAGGAGCTGACGGAGGGCATCACCGCCTGGATGGAGCCAATGAAGGAACGGATTGTTGCCGGAACTCCGATCGTCTCTCTCGATTTCAGGGAGCTGGCCGCTGCCGCGCTCAGCTA
- a CDS encoding YciI family protein, producing MAFFAVMLPMLDEEKSARLRTEHLAYLEKLEQEGRIAARGRFTDGWGGLVIYTGESLQQVSALVEQDPYVLHQARNYEIHPWEMTSLFLKVQL from the coding sequence ATGGCATTTTTCGCGGTCATGCTGCCGATGCTGGATGAAGAAAAGAGCGCGAGGCTGCGGACGGAGCATCTCGCTTACCTGGAGAAGCTGGAGCAAGAGGGCCGCATCGCCGCCAGAGGAAGATTCACCGATGGATGGGGCGGCCTCGTCATTTACACGGGAGAATCGCTTCAACAGGTTTCCGCGCTCGTGGAACAGGATCCCTATGTCCTGCATCAGGCTCGCAACTATGAGATTCACCCTTGGGAAATGACTTCCCTGTTTCTGAAGGTCCAGCTCTAA
- a CDS encoding ribose-phosphate diphosphokinase, which produces MTDKVKIFSGSSNIPLAKSISEQLGIPLGEVELSQFDNGELYVSYKEPIRTCHIFIVQSLSDPVNENFMELLIMIDAAKRASAKTINIIMPYYGYARQERKRHPREAISAKLVADLLETAGASRIIPLDLHTAAIQGFFNFPVDHLTALDELAEYIRSKNIENPVIVSPDAGRASTAEKLANYLHAPFAMVVTNHDSHTGEEKTHVIGEVAGKTPIVIEDIIDTGKTLLNVVDKLVEKGGRDIMVAATHGLFSQNALERLEHAHIKEIVVTDSILQPSGHSDKLTVISMASLFTEAIRSNIYGGSIATMFKNKGI; this is translated from the coding sequence ATGACGGATAAAGTGAAAATTTTCAGCGGATCTTCCAATATTCCGCTTGCGAAGAGCATCAGCGAGCAGCTGGGCATTCCTCTCGGAGAGGTGGAGCTGTCGCAATTCGATAATGGAGAGCTCTACGTCTCCTACAAGGAGCCGATCCGGACCTGCCATATTTTCATCGTGCAGTCGCTGTCGGACCCGGTCAACGAGAATTTTATGGAGCTGCTCATCATGATCGACGCGGCCAAGCGGGCATCGGCCAAGACGATCAACATCATCATGCCGTACTACGGCTATGCCCGCCAGGAACGCAAGCGCCATCCCCGCGAGGCGATTTCCGCCAAGCTGGTCGCCGACCTGCTGGAGACGGCAGGCGCTTCCCGGATCATTCCGCTTGATTTGCATACGGCCGCTATTCAAGGCTTCTTCAACTTCCCGGTCGATCATCTCACGGCGCTCGACGAGCTGGCGGAGTATATCCGCAGCAAGAACATCGAGAATCCGGTCATCGTGTCTCCCGATGCGGGGCGCGCCTCTACGGCGGAGAAGCTGGCGAACTACCTGCATGCCCCGTTCGCGATGGTCGTGACCAACCACGACAGCCACACGGGAGAAGAGAAGACGCATGTCATCGGCGAGGTGGCCGGCAAGACGCCGATCGTGATCGAAGACATCATCGATACGGGCAAAACCCTTCTCAATGTCGTGGACAAGCTCGTCGAGAAGGGCGGACGCGACATCATGGTCGCTGCGACCCACGGCCTGTTTTCCCAAAATGCGCTTGAGCGTTTGGAGCATGCGCATATCAAGGAAATCGTCGTTACGGACTCCATCCTGCAGCCTTCCGGGCATTCCGACAAGCTGACCGTCATCTCGATGGCGAGCCTGTTCACCGAAGCGATCCGCAGCAATATTTACGGCGGCTCGATCGCAACCATGTTCAAGAACAAAGGAATATAA